The Thermocrinis albus DSM 14484 genome segment TCACGACATAGGTTTTGTTATGAGAAACGCAACACGTGTGCTTTGCTTAGGTATGCCTTCCTGCGTGGTGGTAGAACCCCATCAGTTCAAGGACATAATGAAGGATCTTTATGGACTCCATCCCTGAAGTTTATAGAAAAACTTGCGGGCTAAAACCCCGTATCTGTGATGCGGGGATACAGCCAGCCCCGAAAGGGTTGACACAAAAACATTACTGAATTAATTTAATGTATAGCTAATACCCCACCGCTCTCCTGGGTAGGAGAGTTCAACGGCTTTAAGGTGGGGTATAGATGAATCAGGAGAGCTAAAAGTAGCTCCGCTATATCGCTACATGGCGGTATAGGCAGGAGTAGGGGCGGTGTGAACCCGCCTGTGGTAGTAAGGAACGCGTTAAGCGTTCAAACCTACCACGAAGCTCCGCATCTTTGATGCGGGGTAGTTCACACTATTCTATCCGGCATGGTTTCACTGGAGGATCTGGAAAAGGGAAAGGAGAGTATATGTGTGGTAGGCTTAGGATACGTAGGTTTACCTTTGGCTGTAGCCCTCTCTAAGCATTTCCGTGTTTTCGGGTACGACAAAAACACCAAGAGGGTAGAGGAGCTTAAGGTGGGTATAGACTCCACAGGAGAGGTAGAAGCTGAGAAGTTAATAGGTACCAACGTTCAGTTTTCCTCAGATCCCTCCGTCATATCCCAATCCAGGTTTATAATAGTGGCTGTTCCCACACCTGTGGATAAACTTAAGAACCCGGATCTCTCCTTTATAAGATCTGCATCCGCCTTGGTGGGTAGGTACATGAGGAGGGGAAGTGTGGTGGTTTACGAATCTACCGTCTATCCCGGTGCTACAGAAGAGGTGTGCGTACCGATACTGGAAAGGGAGAGCGGTCTTGTGTGGAAGAGGGACTTCTTTGTGGGATACTCCCCGGAGAGAATAAACCCGGGAGATCCTCATCACAGCTTGGAGAAAGTGGTAAAGGTGGTGTCTGCTGATACACCCCAGACGCTGCAGGTGGTGAAAGGGGTTTACGAAAAGGTGGTGAAAGCTGGCGTGTATGTTGCTCCTGATATAAAGACTGCAGAAGCGGCCAAAGTGATAGAGAACATACAGCGAGACATCAACATAGCTCTCATAAACGAACTAGCCATAATATTTCACCGTCTTGGGCTGGATACAAGGGAGGTTCTAAAAGCGGCCTCCACCAAGTGGAACTTTCTGAAGTTTGAACCTGGACTCGTGGGAGGACACTGTATACCTGTGGATCCCTACTATCTGGCTCACAAATCTAAGGAGGTGGGATATATTCCGGAGCTTATTCTAGCAGGCAGAAGGGTTAACGAGCATATACCCGTGTTTGTGGCCCACCAAGTGGTAAAGACTTTAGTGAGAAGTGGAAAAAAGATTAAGGGAGCACGCGTACTGGTACTGGGAGTCTCTTTCAAGGAGAATGTACCAGATGTAAGAAACTCTAAGGTTTACGACCTGGTAAAAGAACTAGCCGACTTTGAGATGGAAACTTACATCTTTGATCCTATAGCGGACAGGGAAGGTTTGAAAGAAGAGTACGGCCTGGAGCTGGTAGAAGACTACACAGTAGGAGCCCCCTACCATGCCGTGATTTTTGCGGTAAGACACAACATTTTTAAGGAAATATTTTCCTTAGAACTCCTTAAAACTCTGTGCGATAAGCCCCCTATCCTAGTGGATATAAAAGGGATGTGGGACAAAGAGGAGGCTCAAAAACTCGGCTTCGTGTATTGGAGGCTGTAGCATGAGAAGGTATCTATTTCAGAAGATAAGGGAGATAGTACGTCAGGAATACAAGACAGAGGTGGAAGAGTTTCAGGTGGAACCACCTCGGCAGGAGGAACTGGGAGATCTTGCCACCAACGTGGCCTTTATCCTGTCTAAGACTCTCAGAAGAAACCCACAGGAAATAGCCCAGTATTTGGCAAACCTCTTATCACAGCACGGTTTTGATGCAACAGCTCAGAGAGGCTTTATCAACATCCGCATACTGGAAAGTACAGTGAAAGAGATGACAAAACAAATTCTACAGGAAGGTGAAAGCTTCTTCCTTGAAAAGGTGGGAGAAGGCAAGAGGATACTGGTGGAACTGGTGAGCGCCAACCCCACCGGTCCGTTACACTTAGGACACGGCAGGATAGCGGTGGTAGGTGACGTCATAGCAAGACTTTTAACCGCCTTTGGTTTTGATGTAACGAGGGAGTACTACATAAACGATGCGGGAAGACAGGTGTACCTCTTGGGACTGTCCATTCTTTACAGGTGTCTGGAGATGACCGGCAGGGATCCAGAGGATATAAGACCCACCTTTGAGGAGGAAGGCTACAAAGGCACCTACGTAATGGATCTCGCCAAGGAGGCCCTACAGACATACGGGGAGGAACTTTTTAAAGGAGATAGGGAAGAGACTATAAGAACCCTTTCTCAGTTAGGTATCCGTAAGATCTTAGAGGAGATATCTCAGACACTCAGCAAACTAGATGTCTCTATAGACAGTTGGTTCAGTGAGAGAAGTTTGGTGGAAGAGGGCAGAGTGGAGGAAGTCCTTTCCGTACTACAGGAGAAAGGCTACCTTTACGAGAAGGATGGTGCCATATGGTTCAAAAGTACCCTCTTTGGAGATGACAAAGACAGAGTCCTCAGAAAGTCTACGGGAGAGTACACCTACTTTGCCACCGACATAGCCTACCACTATGAGAAGTACAAAAGAGGTTACCAGCAAGTAGTTAACGTGTGGGGAGCAGACCATCACGGTTATCTGCCGCGCCTTGTGGGAGCTCTGAGAGCTCTCGGTATACCAGATCAGTGGTTAAGGGTAGAGTGGGTGCAGATGGTAAGACTCTTCAAGGGTGAAGAGGAGGTACGCATGTCTAAGAGAGCTGGGGAGTTTGTTACCTTAGAAGAGCTTATGGAGGAAGTGGGGAAAGATGCTGTTAGGTTCATCTTTTTGACAAGAAGATCCGACACACCTCTTGACTTTGATATACAACTGGCCCTTGAGAAGAGTTCTGAAAACCCAGTTTTTTACGTACAGTACGCTCACGCCCGTATACGGGGTGTGTTCAGAGAAGTAAAGACCCGGTACGGCATAGACCCGGATAACGCAGGTCTTGGAGAACATATACAGAATCTAAGGGACGAAGCAGGCGTTAAACTGTGCAAGAAATGCATCTTTCTAAAGGATACTCTGTGGGACGCCGTATCCAAACTGGCACCCCATATAATAACCTCGTGGCTCATAGAAACCGCCAAAGACTTCCACAATTACTACAACCATCACAGGGTGATGGTGGAAGACAGAGAGCTTATGCTATCAAGACTGGCCGTCTTAAAAACAGTGGAGATCTCCTTAAAAACTGCGTTAAACTTGATAGGTGTGTCTGCTCCGGAAAGAATGTGAGAGGAGGTTAAAATGAAGAGGGAGAGACTTATACTACTGGTGGGCTTACTGGTGGCACTGGTGTCCTTTTATGTGGGACTAAATCAGTGGCTCTCCAGCAAGAACCAACCTTCAACACCTGTTACCATCATGCCGGTAAAGCCCACACCTTCACCACCCCCAGCTACATCCGCACCTTCCTCAACAACAACCCCTCCCGAATCTTCGCAACAGACACAGGCTGCAACTCCTACAGAAAAGCACGTATCTCCTACTCCTTCTACCACCACCGAAGCTCATGAAAAACCTCATGAGAAGCCTAAAGAAAAACCCAAGCCTCGCCCGAAAAAGGAGTACCTGATACAGGTAGGTGCCTTCACCTACCAAGAGAATGCTCAGAAAGCCTTAGAGAAAGCCCAAAAGATGGGATATAAAGGTCATATAAAGAAGGAAGACGGGTTCTATAAGGTCCTACTGGTGGTAAAGACCGACAACATAGATGAGCACCTTCAGAAACTGAGGAAAGAGTTCGGGGGAGCTTTCGTGAAATGATACGTAGATGGCTACTCCTTTCGCTGATAGTAAGTAGCTGTGCACAGATACAGGAAAACAAAGGGGCGGAGTCAGCAAGGTACTACTACGACATGGGTATGTCTTCCCTCATATCCCGCAACTACTCGGAAGCTATAGCTAACTTATTTAGGGCTTCTCGTGAGAACCCATACGACCCAAAGATCTGGAACGCTTTGGGTATAGCTTACATGGAAGCGGGAGAATACGAAAAAGCGGAATCAGCCTTTGTAAAGGCGCTCAGTGTGGATAAGAACTTCACTGATGCTACTCTACAACTAGGCATTCTTCACTTTAGGAAGGGTGAGTATGACAAGGCTAAGGAGTATTTGCTTAAGGCTATATCTGACGAAGGTTTTCCCCAGAAACACATGGCCTTCTATTACCTGGCAAGGGTGGAAAAAGCTGTAGGGAACGAGAGAGGATATCTAGAGAATCTCAGGAAAGCTGTGGCTTATTACCCCCTCTTCTTGGAGGCACAGATGGAACTAGCTCAAGCTTACGAAAGCAGGGGGGAGTACGATGCCGCTTTAGACGTTTACAGAACTCTTCAAAGTAACGGTGTTAATTCTCCCAGCGTCCGTCTGGGAATGGCGAGAGTCTACTACGCCATGGGAGATACAGAGAAAGCTAAGGGTCTGTTGAGGGAACTGCTAGAGGATAGACAGATAGATGCTCCTACAAGATCTGCTGCTATGGATCTCCTCACCAAGGTGCTGGTAAAGGAGCAGGAACTTAAGTTGGGGATGAGAAAACCCCCTCCCCTTGAGAAACCTCAACCTTCCACACCACCGGTAAAGGAGCAGGAACATAAGCCTGTAAAGAGGTGGCGCATACAGCTGGGTGCCTTCTCTTCGAAGGAGAAGGCCAACAGCTGGAAGGAGAAACTGGAGAGAGAGCTGGGCCTTAAGGATATAACGGTGGAGGAACAAGGGGGTGTTTACAGGATATTCTACGGAAGCTTTGAAGACAGAAAAGATGCAGAGAGAGAGCTTAGAAAGCTTAGGGACCTCAACGTCTACGGTTTTATCGTTGACTGATACCTCACAGTATATGTTCCTTGGTGGAGGGTATGCGGGAGTGGGTTAATATGACCGCTTGTTTCAGAGACAGAGCAAAGGCCTTGAAGCAGGCTTCTGCCACGTGATGCAGAATTCTCCCCGAGAGAACCCTCATATGCAAGGTTATCTTGGACTCAAGAGCAAAACCTTTGAAGAACTCCCATATCAGTTCAAAGTCAAAATCCGTTATTTTGCCTCTGAGGCCTCCATCTTCGTAAAAAAAGAGAGGCCTACCACATATATCCAAACTGCACATCACCAGTGCTTCGTCCATGGGTACTATGGCGTAACCGAAACGATTTATGCCCTTCATTTCACCTAAAGCCTTTAGGAAAGCTGTACCAAGAACTATACCTGCGTCTTCTACCGTGTGGTGGTGAGAAACATGAACGTCTCCCTCTGCCTTAAGGTGTATATCAAAACCTGAGTGTCTTGCCAAAGTCTCTAACATGTGGGTGAGAAAACCCACAGGCGTCTCTATATGATACTGGCCACTACCGTCAAGATTGATCTTCGCCCATATCCTGGTTTCCTTCGTCTCCCTCTTGAACTCTGACCACCGCATCGGAGAGGTATTCTATCACAAAACGCCTCAGAGTATCCTCTGGCTTTTTATAATAGACCTTCTCCCCAAAGTCCAACCAAAACAGTCCATCTATGAGTTTTCTAAGTTTTTCCTCACCGTTGATGGATATGTACTCTTTGTAGAGCTTTATCTGATAGGGATGCCTTACACCCAACTTTCTGAGAGTTTCATCCATATCTTTACCACCCGATAACCTGACAGCGGTGTAAAGTAGGATAACCAGGTTAGCGAGAGACTTCTGTATCAAAAGAGGATGAACACCGTACCTGTAAAGGGTGTCTAAACTGACGAGAGCCTTCTCCACATTTCTCGTGAAGAAGGCTTCCAAGAAATCGAAGATGGATCCTTCACCACTGGGTACACACACTCTCCTTACATCCTCAAGGGTTATCCTCTTACCGTAGAGGGTCAGTTTATCTACCTCTGTTTTCAACATCATAAGATTGTAGGAGAAAGCCTCCAGAAGGTAGTTTAGTGCATCTTCATCTATCTGTATCCCTTCTTTCTCAAAACGTCTTTTCACCAAGTCTTTAACCTTCTTAGAGTTCAGTTTCTTGGCTTCTATTACGTCCCCCACCTCTCCTATGGTTTGGTAAGGAGGTTTTTCCAACTGTCTTTTGTCCACTTTACCTACTACGAAGAACACCTTCTTCTTCTTAAGATTTCTTGCTATCCTCAAAACCAGTTTGGGATCCTTAAGCTTCTTAAGAACTTCCTCTCCGTTCTTCACCACCACTATCTCGTGAGACTTTCCTTCAAAGAGGTTGGTTTCACCTAGCTGGTTGAGAAAATCCTCCAGGGTAAGCTCGTCCCCCCAAAGAACACGTAGGGAGGCTATCCGAGATAGTTTTTCCAGGAAAGTTTTAACCAGATACTCCTCCTCCCCTATCACTAAGTTTATGGGCTTTATTTTATCAATACTTATGTTTTTTTGATACTCCAGTATGTCCATCAGGAATGCATAGCCTTAAGGAACTCTCTGTTGTTTTTGAACTTCTTAAGTTTGTCCAGCAGAAACTCCATCGCCTCTATGTTGTCCATGGTGGCGAGGAACTTCCTGAGCACCCATATTCTCTGAAGCTCCCAATCTTCCAGCAACAGCTCCTCTTTTCTGGTTCCCGATTTCTCTATGTTGATGGCGGGGAATATTCTACGTTCCATCAAACGCCTGTCTAAGTGTATCTCCATATTTCCAGTACCTTTAAACTCTTCGTATATAACATCGTCCATACGGGAACCTGTCTCTATCAAAGCTGTGGCTATTATGGTGAGGGAACCACCTTCTTCTATGTTCCTGGCAGCACCAAAGAACTTCTTGGGTCTCTGGAGAGCGGTTGCCTCTATACCACCCGTTAGTACACGACCTGTGGGTGGGGTGATGGCGTTGGCTGCCCTTCCGAAACGTGTCATAGAGTCCAAAAGTATCACCACGTCTTTCTGTAGTTCCACCATTCTCTTGGCTTTCTCTACCACCAACTCTGCCACCTGTACGTGTCTTTCCGGAGGTTCGTCAAAAGTGGATGCCACCACCTCCGCACCTTCCCCCACTATCCTACGCATCTCGGTAACTTCTTCCGGCCTTTCGTCTATGAGGAGTATGATGAGATAAACCTCAGGATGGTTTTGGATGAGGGCTTTGGCTATCTTCTGAAGGAGTACCGTTTTACCGGCCTTCGGAGGTGCCACTATGAGGCCTCTCTGACCTTTACCTATGGGAGCTATAAGACTCACCACACGGGTTGACAGTTCGTCGGGTGTTGTCTCCAGTTGGAACCGTTCGGTGGGATGGAAGGGTGTCAGTTTTTCAAAGATGGGACGAGATTTTAAAACATCTGGATCAGGAGGAAGTCCGCTAACGGACTCTATTCTTATGAGAGCCTGGTACTTTTCCCTCTCCTGAGGAGGGCGTGCGTACCCCACTATGGTATCCCCTGTTCTGAGGCCAAACTTCTTTATCTGGGAGGGAGCTACGTATACGTCGGTGTTACTGGGCATGTAGTTGTTCTCCGGGCTCCTGATGAAACCGTAACCTTCGGGGAGAATCTCCAAAACCCCCTTCACAAAGTTAAGACCCTCTTCCTTCGCCTGTGCCGCCAGTATACTCTCTATAAGCTCCTCTTTGCGAAGTCCTGTAACCCTTTTGAGTTCAAATTCCCTCCCTATCTTCTGAAGTTCTGCAAGTGACATTTTTTTGAGTTCCTCAAAACTGTAAGTTTTCTTCTCTTGAACTTCCTGCATGCTGAACCCTGATACCTGGGCCTTTATCCTCACACCCAGGTGCCGGGCTATTTATACCCCGCCTCAGAGGAGCGCCCACATACCCGGCAGGCGGCATTTGGACGCCCTCACGCTTTATTTACCTATGCAAAAACTGGAGAAAATACTATCCAAAACATCCTCTGTGGTAACAGTACCGATCACCTCCTCAAGGTAGTGCACGGCTTCTCTAAGATAAAGCATGAGTATTTCCGGCGATATGTCCTGCTCCCTCAGTTGCTGATAAACTAATTTTATCACCGAAAGGGAGTTTTGCAAGAGGTTGGCGTGCCTGGCAGATACGTAGATACTTCCTCCCTCCGCCGTGTAAAAACCAGCTCTTCTGAGGATCTCCTTCCTCAGATCCTCCAATCCATCCCCCGTCTTGGCACTTACCATAACAAACTCAGGGAAAGCCTTGGCTGTATCTTCGCACACCCCTAGATCCTTCTTGTTTAAAACCACTATGTGATCTTTATCTTTCACCATACTGTATATGGAAAGATCCTCCTCCTCCAGAGGTTTTGAACCATCCACCACCAGCAGAACTATGTGGGCACTACCCAGTTTCTCAATGCTCCTCTGCACACCCATCTGCTCTACAGGATCTGTAGTGGTCCTTATCCCCGCTGTGTCCACCAAGTTTATGGGAATTCCCCCGATGTTCCACTGCTCCTGTAAAAAGTCCCTGGTGGTACCGGGTATGTCGGTAACTATAGCTCTCTGAGATCCTAGAAGGGCGTTAAATAGAGAGGATTTTCCCACGTTGGGCTTGCCCACTATGGCCAGGTTTAGACCTTTTCTAAGAAAGTTACCTACACGTGCCGTGGCCAAAAGATCTTCCAGATCCTTTATCAAATCTTCAAGGCGCTTCAGTATCTCCTCCCTACTGAGGGTGGGAATGTCCTGTTCTGAGAACTCTATGTCTGCCTCCACGTAGGCGATAAGCTCTAAAAGTTGGGAACGTATCCTCTCTATGCGATCCGAAAGCTCACCTCTCAGTTGACGCAGGGCACACCGGACAGCCAGCTCCGTCCTGGCACCTATAAGGTCTGCCACAGCCTCAGCTTGTAGTAGATCCATCTTTCCGTTCAGGAAGGCCCTTCTGGTAAACTCACCAGGTTCCGCCAGTCTTATACCTGCCGACAGGAAAAGTTCCAAAGCTCTATGAAGAATAAGGGGATTACCGTGTAGGGAAAGTTCTATCATATCTTCTCCTGTGTAACTTTTGGGAGAGGGATAGAAGACCAGTATACCTTCGTCTATCTCCCTACCCTCTTCGTCCACAAGGGTCACCAGATGGGCATACCTAGGTTTTACAGCACCCTTCAGCTTTAGAAAGGGTTTAATCTTTTCCAGCACACCTTTACCAGACAGGCGTAGGACACCTATGGCACTCTCACCGTAGGGGGTCGCAAGAGCCACTATCGGTTCTCTTTGACGTATCATGAGCATATAATTTAATGGCATGAGGAAGTTGGTGATATTCATCGGACCTCTGGCGGTAGCTTTTGCACAAAATGTAGCAATAGATCCTCCCTTTGCCGATAGGGTGTTTCCCTACATCACCTACAGTGAGGTGTGGAAAGGTACTCCTGCCTCTCTGAAGGATGTGGCTGTCCCCAACCTTCTCATCGTCTATGGCGTTAGGGAGGATCCTCAGGTGGTAGCCCAGGCAGGCAAGATAGCCTTCTATCTGGGACAGTGGACCGACGATATCGGCTTTGGTGTAGAGGAAGTAAAAGAGTCCCGGATACCACCCCTTTTGGTGAGCGATCTGCAGCTCAGAGAAATCCCCTGGAAGAACATAATAGTGGTTGGTACCAACAATGATGTGGTAAAGAGTTTGGGAATCACCTTTTCCGGACCCACCATAAAGGTGGTGGATAAGGACGGTAAAAAGATAATGGTAGTAGGTGGTAGAAATGAAAAGGAGGTGATACAAGCAGCCAGGTACCTGTCTGATGTGCGCCTAAACTTCAAGGCCGGTGCTTACAAAACCTTCTTCTCCTTCGTGACTTTAAGAGGTCTTTTGGAGAAAGGAGAGTGGGAGAGCGCCCTAAGACTCATAAAGAGTCCTCAAGGCGTCTCTGCCTGTGGTAAGAACATGTCTTTGGCAGCTCCCATGGTGGCATCCTGGTCCGATGAGGTGAAGAGTGTGGTCCAAAAGAGAAACAGTATCCTCTACAAGGATCTTCCGGAGGCCATAGAGAAGAGGGACAGAAAGAAAGCGGTATCCCTTTGGAAAGAGGCTATGGTAACCTGTTACCAGTGTCACCAAGGGGAAGGCATCCCCCAGATGAGGAAGTTCGTACCCTTAGAGTCCATTCACGCCAAACACCAACGTATAGCGGAGAGCTTTGGTCTCTCTTGTATCAACTGTCATGCGGGTCCTACCAGTAAGAGGGGTTACAGTAGCGCTCCTTAGTGTTCTGCTCCCCTTCTTGCTGGTGATGGGGACGGTGAAGCTTGCCTTTACCGAGAGTTTTGTGAAGTTGGTGTACGCGGTGGGAGATCTCCCACCAGACAGATGGGGCATGGACGATGCCACACGCTTACGTATAGCTCTGCTGGGTCTCAGGGCTGTCCTCTCTGAAGAGGGAATGGAGGAGTTTATAAAGTCCGGACTCTTCAACGAGAGGGAGATAAAACATATGAAAGATGTCCAGAAAGTACTATCTTACCTCACCAAAGCCTTTTATGG includes the following:
- a CDS encoding cellulose biosynthesis cyclic di-GMP-binding regulatory protein BcsB — protein: MRKLVIFIGPLAVAFAQNVAIDPPFADRVFPYITYSEVWKGTPASLKDVAVPNLLIVYGVREDPQVVAQAGKIAFYLGQWTDDIGFGVEEVKESRIPPLLVSDLQLREIPWKNIIVVGTNNDVVKSLGITFSGPTIKVVDKDGKKIMVVGGRNEKEVIQAARYLSDVRLNFKAGAYKTFFSFVTLRGLLEKGEWESALRLIKSPQGVSACGKNMSLAAPMVASWSDEVKSVVQKRNSILYKDLPEAIEKRDRKKAVSLWKEAMVTCYQCHQGEGIPQMRKFVPLESIHAKHQRIAESFGLSCINCHAGPTSKRGYSSAP
- the argS gene encoding arginine--tRNA ligase; translated protein: MRRYLFQKIREIVRQEYKTEVEEFQVEPPRQEELGDLATNVAFILSKTLRRNPQEIAQYLANLLSQHGFDATAQRGFINIRILESTVKEMTKQILQEGESFFLEKVGEGKRILVELVSANPTGPLHLGHGRIAVVGDVIARLLTAFGFDVTREYYINDAGRQVYLLGLSILYRCLEMTGRDPEDIRPTFEEEGYKGTYVMDLAKEALQTYGEELFKGDREETIRTLSQLGIRKILEEISQTLSKLDVSIDSWFSERSLVEEGRVEEVLSVLQEKGYLYEKDGAIWFKSTLFGDDKDRVLRKSTGEYTYFATDIAYHYEKYKRGYQQVVNVWGADHHGYLPRLVGALRALGIPDQWLRVEWVQMVRLFKGEEEVRMSKRAGEFVTLEELMEEVGKDAVRFIFLTRRSDTPLDFDIQLALEKSSENPVFYVQYAHARIRGVFREVKTRYGIDPDNAGLGEHIQNLRDEAGVKLCKKCIFLKDTLWDAVSKLAPHIITSWLIETAKDFHNYYNHHRVMVEDRELMLSRLAVLKTVEISLKTALNLIGVSAPERM
- the hisB gene encoding imidazoleglycerol-phosphate dehydratase HisB translates to MRWSEFKRETKETRIWAKINLDGSGQYHIETPVGFLTHMLETLARHSGFDIHLKAEGDVHVSHHHTVEDAGIVLGTAFLKALGEMKGINRFGYAIVPMDEALVMCSLDICGRPLFFYEDGGLRGKITDFDFELIWEFFKGFALESKITLHMRVLSGRILHHVAEACFKAFALSLKQAVILTHSRIPSTKEHIL
- the rho gene encoding transcription termination factor Rho, which gives rise to MQEVQEKKTYSFEELKKMSLAELQKIGREFELKRVTGLRKEELIESILAAQAKEEGLNFVKGVLEILPEGYGFIRSPENNYMPSNTDVYVAPSQIKKFGLRTGDTIVGYARPPQEREKYQALIRIESVSGLPPDPDVLKSRPIFEKLTPFHPTERFQLETTPDELSTRVVSLIAPIGKGQRGLIVAPPKAGKTVLLQKIAKALIQNHPEVYLIILLIDERPEEVTEMRRIVGEGAEVVASTFDEPPERHVQVAELVVEKAKRMVELQKDVVILLDSMTRFGRAANAITPPTGRVLTGGIEATALQRPKKFFGAARNIEEGGSLTIIATALIETGSRMDDVIYEEFKGTGNMEIHLDRRLMERRIFPAINIEKSGTRKEELLLEDWELQRIWVLRKFLATMDNIEAMEFLLDKLKKFKNNREFLKAMHS
- a CDS encoding nucleotide sugar dehydrogenase; this translates as MVSLEDLEKGKESICVVGLGYVGLPLAVALSKHFRVFGYDKNTKRVEELKVGIDSTGEVEAEKLIGTNVQFSSDPSVISQSRFIIVAVPTPVDKLKNPDLSFIRSASALVGRYMRRGSVVVYESTVYPGATEEVCVPILERESGLVWKRDFFVGYSPERINPGDPHHSLEKVVKVVSADTPQTLQVVKGVYEKVVKAGVYVAPDIKTAEAAKVIENIQRDINIALINELAIIFHRLGLDTREVLKAASTKWNFLKFEPGLVGGHCIPVDPYYLAHKSKEVGYIPELILAGRRVNEHIPVFVAHQVVKTLVRSGKKIKGARVLVLGVSFKENVPDVRNSKVYDLVKELADFEMETYIFDPIADREGLKEEYGLELVEDYTVGAPYHAVIFAVRHNIFKEIFSLELLKTLCDKPPILVDIKGMWDKEEAQKLGFVYWRL
- the mnmE gene encoding tRNA uridine-5-carboxymethylaminomethyl(34) synthesis GTPase MnmE produces the protein MIRQREPIVALATPYGESAIGVLRLSGKGVLEKIKPFLKLKGAVKPRYAHLVTLVDEEGREIDEGILVFYPSPKSYTGEDMIELSLHGNPLILHRALELFLSAGIRLAEPGEFTRRAFLNGKMDLLQAEAVADLIGARTELAVRCALRQLRGELSDRIERIRSQLLELIAYVEADIEFSEQDIPTLSREEILKRLEDLIKDLEDLLATARVGNFLRKGLNLAIVGKPNVGKSSLFNALLGSQRAIVTDIPGTTRDFLQEQWNIGGIPINLVDTAGIRTTTDPVEQMGVQRSIEKLGSAHIVLLVVDGSKPLEEEDLSIYSMVKDKDHIVVLNKKDLGVCEDTAKAFPEFVMVSAKTGDGLEDLRKEILRRAGFYTAEGGSIYVSARHANLLQNSLSVIKLVYQQLREQDISPEILMLYLREAVHYLEEVIGTVTTEDVLDSIFSSFCIGK
- a CDS encoding SPOR domain-containing protein, translating into MIRRWLLLSLIVSSCAQIQENKGAESARYYYDMGMSSLISRNYSEAIANLFRASRENPYDPKIWNALGIAYMEAGEYEKAESAFVKALSVDKNFTDATLQLGILHFRKGEYDKAKEYLLKAISDEGFPQKHMAFYYLARVEKAVGNERGYLENLRKAVAYYPLFLEAQMELAQAYESRGEYDAALDVYRTLQSNGVNSPSVRLGMARVYYAMGDTEKAKGLLRELLEDRQIDAPTRSAAMDLLTKVLVKEQELKLGMRKPPPLEKPQPSTPPVKEQEHKPVKRWRIQLGAFSSKEKANSWKEKLERELGLKDITVEEQGGVYRIFYGSFEDRKDAERELRKLRDLNVYGFIVD
- the holA gene encoding DNA polymerase III subunit delta; protein product: MDILEYQKNISIDKIKPINLVIGEEEYLVKTFLEKLSRIASLRVLWGDELTLEDFLNQLGETNLFEGKSHEIVVVKNGEEVLKKLKDPKLVLRIARNLKKKKVFFVVGKVDKRQLEKPPYQTIGEVGDVIEAKKLNSKKVKDLVKRRFEKEGIQIDEDALNYLLEAFSYNLMMLKTEVDKLTLYGKRITLEDVRRVCVPSGEGSIFDFLEAFFTRNVEKALVSLDTLYRYGVHPLLIQKSLANLVILLYTAVRLSGGKDMDETLRKLGVRHPYQIKLYKEYISINGEEKLRKLIDGLFWLDFGEKVYYKKPEDTLRRFVIEYLSDAVVRVQEGDEGNQDMGEDQS
- a CDS encoding SPOR domain-containing protein, with amino-acid sequence MKRERLILLVGLLVALVSFYVGLNQWLSSKNQPSTPVTIMPVKPTPSPPPATSAPSSTTTPPESSQQTQAATPTEKHVSPTPSTTTEAHEKPHEKPKEKPKPRPKKEYLIQVGAFTYQENAQKALEKAQKMGYKGHIKKEDGFYKVLLVVKTDNIDEHLQKLRKEFGGAFVK